The stretch of DNA TAAAATTTACTGGGTAAGTTTGGTTTATTATCCTAAAATTCCTGACTTGCGGTAATATTCCGAAAGTTGTATTTTTTGTAAATTCAAGCCTAAGAGCGATCGCGGTAACTATGGAATTTGAATGGCAAACAGCCAAAACTTATGAAGATATCCTTTATCAAAAATGGGATGGTATCGCCAAAATCAGTATCAATCGTCCTCATAAACGAAATGCTTTTCGACCTAAAACTGTTTTTGAAATGTATGATGCTTTTTGTGATGCCAGAGAAGATAGTTCTATTGGTGTGGTTTTACTCACTGGGGTAGGCCCTCATACTGATGGTAAATACGCTTTTTGTGCGGGAGGTGATCAAAGTGTGAGAGGAAAAGCAGGTTATCTTGACGATCAAGGAGTTCCTCGTTTAAATGTTCTCGATCTACAACGTCTGATTCGTTCTCTTCCTAAAGTAACTATTGCCTTGGTAGCTGGTTATGCGATCGGAGGTGGTCATGTGCTTCATCTTTTATGTGATTTAACTATTGCAGCAGATAACGCTATTTTCGGACAAACAGGACCAAAAGTTGGCAGTTTTGATGGCGGTTTTGGTGCTAGCTATTTAGCTCGGATTGTCGGACAAAAGAAAGCTCGAGAAATTTGGTTTCTTTGTCGTCAGTACAACGCTACCGAAGCTTTATCAATGGGTTTAATTAACTGCGTTGTTCCGATACAACAATTAGAAACAGAAGGAATTAAATGGGCAAAAGAGATTTTAGAAAAAAGTCCCATTGCCATTCGTTGTCTCAAAGCTGCTTTTAATGCAGACTGTGATGGACAAGCTGGTTTACAAGAACTAGCGGGTAATGCAACTTTGCTTTATTACATGACAGAAGAAGGAACGGAAGGAAAACAAGCATTTTTAGAAAAACGCCCTCCTGATTTTCGTCAGTATCCTTGGTTACCTTAATTTCAAACTAGATAGCGTTTCTACATCAAACTGATTCAATTTATTTCACTATTTGAACCTTTATTTGTTACTTAAATAGAAATGCTATCAAACTAAATTTGTAGTTGTTTTCTCAATTTTTTGTTTTAAAAACCAGAATACTTAACTTTTGAGTCGCACCTAAAAATCTTTAGATTGGATGCGACTCTACTTTAAATTTTTTTCAACAAATGAGTTTTATTAATGATCTTAAAAATGGGAATTGACTTAAACTAATTTTTATTTGGTAAGAGCTTTTTGATATCGACAGTTATGTTTTCAGAATGAGTTGTTTCAACAGCAGAAAGTTGACTAGTACAATTTAGTGAAAACGTGTTTTCTAAAAGTAATATTTCTTCAAGATTGTCCCAAGGAGAGTCAAAAGGAGAAGAAGCTAGTGAACAAGCAATCCAATTACTTTCAACTGGTACTCCTAACCTCTGGCAAGAGCCTCCTCTACGCCCTTCTGAATTGTAATAACGGCAATAACGACAAGCAGGAGTATTAAAACTTGCTTTTTTCATTGGTTTTATTAAGCTCAAACTGTTTAACCCACATCTCTATTTTGCTTAAAGCCAAAAGTCCTAATTATGCAATTCCAACTATTATCCTGTATAGCTTTTAGCGATCCCCAATCCCTATTTATTTTTTATATTCTCTTTATTATTGGTTAATAAACAGATACAAGCTTTTAAATTTAGTAGTGGTTAATACAATTAGTTTTAGGTAGATCTAACTATAAATAGTTTCAAATTGATAGGGATCAAAGTAAATTGAATTATTTTAAGTCAATCTTGATTTTTTTTTTGTTGTTTATTTGCTTCTAAATTAGCTGTAAGATGATGAGATTGAGCAGCCCATTTCTGGCTAATACAATGGCAACATAATTGCCAACGTTCTAGTTCTCCTATGGGAGTTGGGCAACTGCATTGAGGACAAGCAGGTAACCGCTGCGATCGCTCTTGCAGAATTTTTTGCCAACGTTGCACGGCAGTGTTAAGGTCTTTAGCTGGAGTAGAGTTAAGAATATTACTTTCAGTTTGACTAATTTCAATCTGGCTGGGATGAGATGATTGGGTAGAATTGCTTGGTGAATTTTTGCTTTGATACCAATGTTGAGGCGAATAACGAATGTCTTTGAGAACAAAAGATAATTGATGATTGAGTTTTTGAAGTAAAGAAAATCTTTGTAAAGATAATTCTTGTGCCAAACTATAACTGGAAATAGCCACCCAAAGAATTTGCCTGGAAATATATAAAGGGCGGGTATGTTGGACTAATTTTTGGTCTATTACTTCTTGCCAACAGTTCATCACTTGGCGATACTGTTGATACTGTTCCCAACCTGGTTGTTGTTCGAGTAGGGCAATAATGCGATCGAGGGAATTAAAAGACATCAGTTGATACTAAGTTGCGCTCTAATATGTCATTCTGAATGGAGCAAAGCAAAGTGAAGAATCTCGCAAGATACTTCGCTTCGCTCAGTATGACAAAATTAGACTTTTGACTCCAACTTAGTATAAGATAATTCAGAATTAGTGAGCTAACTCTATTGTTCAATATTTCAACTACAAAAAAGGGTAAGCTACGAGCAGCCTACCCTCAAAACAATCACAAAAAAATCAATCCAGACTTAACTGTGAGCTAGAGTTTCTTTATCTTTTTCTTTAGCTAAAAACTTTTCCAACTCAGTTAATGCGTCGGCATCAACTTTAGTCTGCATCGGACAGAATTTAGGCCCACACATCGAACAAAATTCAGCAGTTTTGTAAATATCTGCTGGTAAAGTTTCGTCGTGATATTCTCTGGCGCGTTCAGGATCGAGGGATAATTCAAACTGACGTTTCCAGTCAAAATTATAACGAGCCGTAGAAAGCTCATCATCTCGATCTCTAGCACCAGGACGATGACGGGCAATATCAGCAGCATGAGCAGCAATTTTGTAGGCAATTAAGCCATTACGAACATCTTCTGCATTAGGTAAACCTAAATGTTCTTTGGGAGTGACGTAACACAACATTGCTGTACCATACCAACCAGCCATCGCTGCTCCGATCGCAGATGTAATATGATCGTAACCAGGAGCTATATCAGTTACCAAAGGACCTAAAACATAGAAAGGTGCTTCACTACACTCTTCCATTTGTTTTCTGACATTAAACTCAATTTGATCCATCGGCACGTGACCGGGACCTTCTACCATCACCTGTACATCATGTTCCCAGGCGCGACGAGTCAATTGTCCTAAAGTTTTGAGTTCCGATAGTTGTGCCTCATCCGAAGCATCATGGGTACAACCAGGACGCAAAGAATCCCCTAAACTGAAAGAAACATCGTATTTCTTAAAAATCTCAATAATCTCATCAAAATGGGTGTAAAGAGGATTTTGTTTGTGATGATGTAGCATCCAGCGAGCAATAATACCACCACCGCGAGAGACAATTCCAGTAATGCGATTTTTTACCAAGGGCAAGTATTCAATTAGAATACCTGCATGAATGGTCATATAGTCTACGCCTTGTTGAGCGTGTTTTTCAATAATGTGCAGAAAATCATCAGGAGTGAGATTTTCAATCTTGCCATGTACACTTTCTAAAGCTTGGTAAATTGGTACAGTGCCAATGGGTACAGGAGAAGCATTAATAATTGCTGTGCGAATTTGATCGAGATTACCGCCTCCAGTAGACAAATCCATCACCGTATCAGCACCATATTTTACGGCTAAGTTCAATTTGTCTAATTCTTCACTAAGATCTGAAGAGTTCGGAGATGCACCGATATTGGCATTTACTTTACATTTAGACGCAATACCAATACACATCGGTTCTAAATTAACGTGATTGATATTAGCGGGGATAATCATTCTTCCTCTTGCTACTTCATCGCGAATTAGTTCGACTGGAAGATTTTCTCGTTTGGCAACGTAGTGCATCTCTTCAGTGATGATTCCCTGACGAGCGTAGTGTATTTGGGTAACATTACTTTGTCCACTCCGCTTGGCAACCCATTGTGTTCTCATATTTTTTTCCTCAATAAACAGCTTCCCTCCGCTGGTATTACCCAGTATCAGGTTCTAAGGGACTATCTCAGCCTGGCACTTCAGACACCCCTAGCTATGGTTAGGAATTGTATCACTTTGCCACTGTTGATGGAGCAATCCTAGCTATGATAAAAAATAAAATTTTTTAAGTACTCGACATTTTCTAATCCAACGGTAATGAAGTTGAAGCTTTGACTTCATTAAGAACGATACTAGTTCTGATCTTATCTACACCTGAAATTGGGATAATTTTCTCGCGTAGTAACTTCTCTAGATGCTGGTGGTTGGCAACTACAAATTTTAAAAGATAATCAAATTCTCCCGCAAGATAATGACATTCTAAAATTTCTGGTAATTCTTGTACTTGGGTACAGAAATTATTGACACACTCTGACTGATGATGAGTGAGAGTAACTTGAGCAAAACAAAGTAAATCCAAACCTAAAGCTTCGCGATTGACCAAAGTAACATAGCGGTCTATTGTCCCCTTTTGTTCGAGCTTTTTCAGTCTTTTTTGGAGTCCAGGGGCTGAGAGATTGACTCGACGAGCTAATTCTGCACTGCTGATGCGACCATCTTCTTGTAACAAACGCAAGATAGCCCTATCCATTTCATCCAACTGTTCTAGTGGCTCTTTGGGATTCAAGGTCAATTTCCTTTGAATAATATTTTTTATCTAGCTTAGTTCATTTTTAAAGCTGAATCAAGTTTTTAAAGAAACGATCTATACTTAAATAAGAGTAATAGTTATTTTTTTTATTCTAATCACTTTAATTAAGTTAATAATCAAAACCGAGTTATAGTCTTCTCTAATTTATTTGCATCAAGAAATTAATCATCAAAAGCAGATCAAATACTGACGATACCTCGGGAAGGGAGGAATTCCCATGAGCGAAATTTGTCGGATCAAATCCTTTGATCATCTCGAATTTTACGTTGGTAATGCTAAACAAGCAGCACATTTTTATAGTCAAGGTTTTGGCTTTACTAATACTGCTTATCGAGGTTTAGAAACAGGAGAGCGCAAAACGGCATCCTATCTAATGGAACAAGGTCAGATTCGTTTGGTGTTGAGTACAGGGTTGAGTGGAGATGATCAAATTTGTCAAAGTGCGATCGCTCATGGTGATGCTATAGCTGTAATTGCTTTGGAAGTTCCTGATGCTGTTCGTGCTTACCGTGAGACAACTAAGCGGGGTGCTAGGGGAGCTATTCCACCTACTGAAGAAGAGGATGAACAGGGAGTATTTCGTTATGCAGCCATTCATGCTTATGGTGAAGTTTTAATTAAATTTGTAGAAAGAAGTAATTACAAGGGAGTGTTTGCTCCTGGTTTTGTACCAAGAAAATCAGCTACTGGTAAGGGTGTGGGATTAACCCGTATCGATCATGTGGTCGGCAATGTTGAGTTGGGAACGATGGAAAAGTGGGTACAATTTTTTGCCGAGACAATGGGTTTTGAATTGTTAGTTCATTTCGACGATCAAACTATTGCCACAGAATACTCTGCCTTGATGTCTAAGGTGATGCAAGACGGAAAAGGCAGCATTAAACTACCGATTAATGAGCCAGCCCAAGGCAAAGGTAAGTCTCAAATTCAAGAATACTTGGATTATAACGGCGGTGCTGGAATTCAACACGTAGCTTTCGCAACCAACGATATTATTCAAACGGTATCTCAACTTAGAAATTCAGGGGTAGAGTTTTTGGCCGTACCCCCAACTTATTACGAAAACATTGACAAAAGAGTAGGCAAAATCGATGAACGAATTGAGAAACTGGCAGAGTTGGGAATTTTGGTAGACCGCGATAGCGAAGGTTATTTGCTTCAGATTTTTACCCAACCAGTAGAAGACCGACCAACACTATTTTTTGAAGTAATTCAACGCTGTGGTTCTCAGGGATTTGGGGAAGGCAACTTTAAGGCTTTATTTGAAGCCATTGAGCGCGAGCAAGTACGAAGAGGCAATCTCTAGGAATGTGGAGTCAAAATTATGAGTTACTATTACAAACTGGGCAGCATTCCTCACAAACGTCACACTCAATTTCGTCAGCCAGACGGTTCTTTATATCACGAAGAACTAATCGGAACTCTGGGTTTTTCAGGGGTTCAATCTTTACTTTATCACCTGCGTCCACCTACCCAAATCCAACGAATTGTTTGGAAACAACCAACAGAAATCATCTATGAAGAATCAGCACCTTTGTATCCTCGTCATCTGCGCACCAACACTGTATCACAAAGAGGAGATGCGATTTGCGAAGCAGGCGCGGACGCGATCGCGTCTCGTGTTCCACTTCTAGGCAATGCAGATCTTTGTATCTCAATTGCTCGACCAAGCGAACCGATGCAGTATTGGTATCGTTTTGCTCATGGGGATGAAATTCTGTTCATTCATGATGGTAGTGGCATCTTAGAAAGTCAGTTTGGCATCCTTCACTATCAGCCAGGTGATTATTTGGTAATTCCCACAGGCATTCTTTGGCGCATTTTACCCGATGCAGATGTCGAACAACGAATGCTAGTGCTGGAAACATGGGGACATATTCAACCTCCCCGACGCTATCTCAACGAGTACGGACAATTTTTGGAAACATCTCCCTATTGCGAACGAGATCTTCGTCCACCAGAAAAGCTAATTACCTATGACGAGCGAGGAGAATTTGAGGTTCGCGTTAAAGCCAGAGGTGGGATAACTAGTTACCTCTATCAACATCATCCCCTAGATATTGTGGGCTGGGATGGACATCTTTGGCCTTTTGCTCTCAATATTGAGGATTTTGAACCGATTACAGGACGAATTCACCAGCCTCCGCCAGTACATCAAACCTTTGCAGGTTCTGGCTTTGTGATTTGTTCGTTTGTCCCGCGTTTATTTGATTATCATCCTTTAGCTATTCCTGCTCCTTATAACCATGCCAACGTCGATTCAGATGAAGTAATTTACTACGTTGAGGGCAATTTTATGTCTCGTCTAGGTACTGAGCGAAGCTCGATTACTTTTCATCCTAGTGGTATACCTCACGGGCCTCATCCAGGAAAATATCAAGGATCGATTGGAAAGGAACGAACCGATGAAGTTGCGGTGATGATCGATACTTTTCGACCACTTAAGTTGACCACGCAAGGATTGCTTTTTGAGGACAAAGACTATCCCTATAGCTGGAGTGAGCCGATCAATATCTAGTTGACTGGTTGAGGTAAAGGCAGATGGCAGGAGGCAAGAGGCAAGTTAAATGTGGATGAGCTTAATTGTTAAATCGGGAGCAACTTTAGAATGATTATTCAAACTCTAACAAAAACTTCAGGTAATTTAACCGTTTCGACGCGGATACAGGAACGTTTAGGTCGAGGAGAATTAACTCAGAAACAGGTAGAAGAATTTCAAAATTTTCTTGCTGAGGTTGATCGCCGTTTATTGCATCATCGTATCATTATCGATAATAGATATACTAAATGGTTCAGTCGGGGTAAGGCAACAGACGCACAATTAAGACACTTTATTCGACAATTTTCTGTCTTTTCCAATCAATTTCTGGTAGCAGCCTTACTCAAAACAATTAACGCGCCTACTCTGCAACAATCGCGGTCTAGTCGAGAAATTTTACTCAACGAACTAGGAGTAATTTACCGCAATCCCAAACCACAGATGAACAGTTCCACTTCTTTAAGCGAGGAGAAAAAAGACCGCGAAGGTGACCCCGAACTAGTCAGCACTGAAGGAACAGTAGATGGAGGTATTTGTCGTTTTCGTGCTGCTCATTTTGAATGGTTATTGGGAGTAGCTGAAGGACTAGGACTAAGTTTTGCAGAGATTGGTAAACGCAAACATGGCAGACCAACAACTTTACATTTCTGCGATCAATTAATCCGCCTTTACGGTAGCGACGATCCGCAGATTGCTCAAGGAGCTAGTTTTGCAGTTGAAAATTGGGCAGCAGCAGGTTTTTGGCAACAACTAGAAGATGGTTTATCCGCGATCGCACAAACTAGGCACCCAGAGCTGCGTTTAGCCTTTTTTACTTGGCACAACCGCGTCGAAGCACAGCACGCAGGACATACGTTGGAGGAACTGGAGGAAGTTTACTTTCAACCAAATTTTGATCAAGAAAAGTTTTTCCAAGGAGGGCAAGAAATTCTCAAAGCGATCGCTGTTTTTTGGGATGGTTTGAGGAGCGACCGCTCTTACTGTTTCTAGTGCAAGAAGGCAGAAGATTAACCTCTTGATGACAAGGTTTTCTCGTTAAATTGACTGGCTAGTGATTTCTACCTGCACTAAATAAATTCTGGAAGATGGATGGATACTATTGTGGCAAAAACAATTTTAGTAACTGGGGCGACAGGTCAAATTGGTAGTGATCTGGTTAAGGAGTTGAGTAAACAAGATAAAAATACTCAAATTATTGCCAGTAGTCGGCAAGCAAATTCTAATCTAGAAAATGAATCACTTGTCTATCAAGTTTTAGATGTAACAGATAGTCAGCGACTTCAAGAAATTATTAAATGGTATGGGGTGGATACTATCTACCATCTAGCAGGAATTTTATCTGCCAAGGGAGAACGCGATCGCGAGTTATGCTGGAATGTTAATATTAATGGACTTAAAAACATACTCGAAGCAGCCCGAACCTATCACCTGAAAGTTTTTTCCCCTAGTTCTATTGCTGTATTTGGAACGAATACTCCTAAATTTAAAACACCCCAAATAACCATTAAAGAACCTTCCACAATCTACGGTATTACCAAGGTGACGGGGGAATTACTCTGTCAATATTACGCTCATCAATTCGGGGTCGATGTCCGTAGTCTCCGTTTACCAGGAATTATCAGTTATAACACTCCTCCAGGAGGAGGTACGACTGATTTTGCTGTAGAAATATTTTATCGAGCAATGACACAAGGTAGCTATACCTGCTTTGTTCGTCCAGAAACACGCTTGCCCATGATGTATATGCTAGATGCCATTAAAGCCATCCTGGAATTGATGCAAGCAAAATCGACAGCGATAAAAATACGTTCCAGCTACAACATTACTGCGGTAAGCTTCTCGGCAGCAGAACTAGTTGCCGAAATTCAAAAACATCTCCCCGATTTTACTTGCGACTATCAGCCCGATTTTCGTCAGGCGATCGCGGATTCTTGGCCTTCAGTAATCGACGATTCCCAGGCACGAATTGATTGGGGCTGGCAGCATAGCTACGATCTGCCTGCTATTGTTGCCGATATGCTTGGACATCTTTCTCTTAAGCTAGGGAAGGTCAAAGTAAAAAGTAAGAATTAAAAGGGCAGAAGCAGAGGTTGAATATGCAATTTAAATGAACAACAGCTTATCCTTTATTACTTATTACCTATTACCTATTACCTATCACTTAATTATTTATTACCTAATTATTTGGACATTTAACTTATGTTTGCCACCGCCACCGATATTTTTCAATCAAATCTCGATGAGATCCGCCAATCAGGACTTTATAAAGAAGAGCGGATGCTGATTTCTCCCCAAAATGTCAAGATTTTAGTTCAAGAAGGTCGAGAAGTACTAAATTTTTGTGCCAATAACTATTTGGGACTGGCGAACCATCCCGAAGTAATTGCTGCTGCTCAAGAAGGTTTAAATAAATATGGTTTCGGCTTATCATCGGTGCGTTTTATCTGTGGCACGCAAACCATTCATAAGGAATTAGAGGGTAAGATTTCGGCGTTTCTTGGTACGGACGATACAATTTTGTATAGTTCCTGTTTCGATGCTAACACTGGACTTTTTGAAACCCTTTTAGATGCTGATTGTGCAGTGTTGAGCGATTCCCTAAATCATGCCAGTATTATTGATGGCATTCGTCTGTGTAAAGCCAAGCGGTATCGTTTTGCTCATAGTAATCTGGAAGAACTAGAGCAAGGACTACAACAGGCACATTCTGCCAAAATTCGCCTGATTGCTACCGATGGTGTTTTTAGTATGGATG from Stanieria cyanosphaera PCC 7437 encodes:
- the thiC gene encoding phosphomethylpyrimidine synthase translates to MRTQWVAKRSGQSNVTQIHYARQGIITEEMHYVAKRENLPVELIRDEVARGRMIIPANINHVNLEPMCIGIASKCKVNANIGASPNSSDLSEELDKLNLAVKYGADTVMDLSTGGGNLDQIRTAIINASPVPIGTVPIYQALESVHGKIENLTPDDFLHIIEKHAQQGVDYMTIHAGILIEYLPLVKNRITGIVSRGGGIIARWMLHHHKQNPLYTHFDEIIEIFKKYDVSFSLGDSLRPGCTHDASDEAQLSELKTLGQLTRRAWEHDVQVMVEGPGHVPMDQIEFNVRKQMEECSEAPFYVLGPLVTDIAPGYDHITSAIGAAMAGWYGTAMLCYVTPKEHLGLPNAEDVRNGLIAYKIAAHAADIARHRPGARDRDDELSTARYNFDWKRQFELSLDPERAREYHDETLPADIYKTAEFCSMCGPKFCPMQTKVDADALTELEKFLAKEKDKETLAHS
- a CDS encoding DUF721 domain-containing protein, producing MSFNSLDRIIALLEQQPGWEQYQQYRQVMNCWQEVIDQKLVQHTRPLYISRQILWVAISSYSLAQELSLQRFSLLQKLNHQLSFVLKDIRYSPQHWYQSKNSPSNSTQSSHPSQIEISQTESNILNSTPAKDLNTAVQRWQKILQERSQRLPACPQCSCPTPIGELERWQLCCHCISQKWAAQSHHLTANLEANKQQKKNQD
- the menB gene encoding 1,4-dihydroxy-2-naphthoyl-CoA synthase, with amino-acid sequence MEFEWQTAKTYEDILYQKWDGIAKISINRPHKRNAFRPKTVFEMYDAFCDAREDSSIGVVLLTGVGPHTDGKYAFCAGGDQSVRGKAGYLDDQGVPRLNVLDLQRLIRSLPKVTIALVAGYAIGGGHVLHLLCDLTIAADNAIFGQTGPKVGSFDGGFGASYLARIVGQKKAREIWFLCRQYNATEALSMGLINCVVPIQQLETEGIKWAKEILEKSPIAIRCLKAAFNADCDGQAGLQELAGNATLLYYMTEEGTEGKQAFLEKRPPDFRQYPWLP
- a CDS encoding homogentisate 1,2-dioxygenase produces the protein MSYYYKLGSIPHKRHTQFRQPDGSLYHEELIGTLGFSGVQSLLYHLRPPTQIQRIVWKQPTEIIYEESAPLYPRHLRTNTVSQRGDAICEAGADAIASRVPLLGNADLCISIARPSEPMQYWYRFAHGDEILFIHDGSGILESQFGILHYQPGDYLVIPTGILWRILPDADVEQRMLVLETWGHIQPPRRYLNEYGQFLETSPYCERDLRPPEKLITYDERGEFEVRVKARGGITSYLYQHHPLDIVGWDGHLWPFALNIEDFEPITGRIHQPPPVHQTFAGSGFVICSFVPRLFDYHPLAIPAPYNHANVDSDEVIYYVEGNFMSRLGTERSSITFHPSGIPHGPHPGKYQGSIGKERTDEVAVMIDTFRPLKLTTQGLLFEDKDYPYSWSEPINI
- a CDS encoding SDR family NAD(P)-dependent oxidoreductase, producing the protein MDTIVAKTILVTGATGQIGSDLVKELSKQDKNTQIIASSRQANSNLENESLVYQVLDVTDSQRLQEIIKWYGVDTIYHLAGILSAKGERDRELCWNVNINGLKNILEAARTYHLKVFSPSSIAVFGTNTPKFKTPQITIKEPSTIYGITKVTGELLCQYYAHQFGVDVRSLRLPGIISYNTPPGGGTTDFAVEIFYRAMTQGSYTCFVRPETRLPMMYMLDAIKAILELMQAKSTAIKIRSSYNITAVSFSAAELVAEIQKHLPDFTCDYQPDFRQAIADSWPSVIDDSQARIDWGWQHSYDLPAIVADMLGHLSLKLGKVKVKSKN
- a CDS encoding Lrp/AsnC family transcriptional regulator, which encodes MNPKEPLEQLDEMDRAILRLLQEDGRISSAELARRVNLSAPGLQKRLKKLEQKGTIDRYVTLVNREALGLDLLCFAQVTLTHHQSECVNNFCTQVQELPEILECHYLAGEFDYLLKFVVANHQHLEKLLREKIIPISGVDKIRTSIVLNEVKASTSLPLD
- the hppD gene encoding 4-hydroxyphenylpyruvate dioxygenase; translation: MSEICRIKSFDHLEFYVGNAKQAAHFYSQGFGFTNTAYRGLETGERKTASYLMEQGQIRLVLSTGLSGDDQICQSAIAHGDAIAVIALEVPDAVRAYRETTKRGARGAIPPTEEEDEQGVFRYAAIHAYGEVLIKFVERSNYKGVFAPGFVPRKSATGKGVGLTRIDHVVGNVELGTMEKWVQFFAETMGFELLVHFDDQTIATEYSALMSKVMQDGKGSIKLPINEPAQGKGKSQIQEYLDYNGGAGIQHVAFATNDIIQTVSQLRNSGVEFLAVPPTYYENIDKRVGKIDERIEKLAELGILVDRDSEGYLLQIFTQPVEDRPTLFFEVIQRCGSQGFGEGNFKALFEAIEREQVRRGNL